Proteins encoded in a region of the Pseudomonas putida genome:
- the pstB gene encoding phosphate ABC transporter ATP-binding protein PstB, which produces MVSEATPIVMDCKLDKIFYGNFMAVRDSHVPIRKNEITGFIGPSGCGKSTVLRSLNRMNDLVKGFRFEGHVHFLGQDVYGKGVDPVVVRRYIGMVFQQPNPFSMSIFDNVAFGLRLNRYKGDLGDRVKHALQGAALWDEVKDKLKVSGLSLSGGQQQRLCIARAIATEPEVLLLDEPCSALDPIATRRVEELMVELKKDYTIALVTHNMQQAIRVADTTAFFSVDISQGTRTGYLVEMGPTAQIFQNPREQLTSDYISGKFS; this is translated from the coding sequence ATGGTCAGTGAAGCTACCCCGATCGTCATGGACTGCAAGCTGGACAAGATTTTCTACGGCAATTTCATGGCCGTGCGTGACAGCCATGTACCGATCCGCAAGAACGAGATCACCGGCTTCATCGGGCCGTCGGGCTGCGGCAAGAGTACCGTGCTGCGTAGCCTGAACCGCATGAACGACCTGGTGAAGGGCTTCCGCTTCGAAGGCCATGTGCACTTCCTGGGCCAGGACGTTTATGGCAAGGGCGTTGACCCGGTGGTGGTACGCCGCTACATCGGCATGGTGTTCCAGCAGCCCAACCCGTTCTCGATGAGCATCTTCGACAACGTCGCCTTCGGCCTGCGCCTGAACCGCTACAAAGGCGACTTGGGTGATCGCGTGAAGCACGCCTTGCAAGGCGCCGCGCTGTGGGACGAAGTGAAGGACAAGCTCAAGGTCAGCGGCCTGTCGCTGTCCGGTGGCCAGCAACAGCGCCTGTGCATTGCCCGTGCCATTGCCACCGAGCCAGAAGTGCTGTTGCTGGACGAGCCGTGCTCGGCGCTCGACCCGATCGCTACCCGCCGGGTGGAAGAGCTGATGGTCGAGCTGAAGAAGGACTACACCATCGCGCTGGTGACCCACAACATGCAGCAGGCGATTCGTGTGGCCGACACCACGGCGTTCTTCTCGGTCGATATCTCCCAGGGCACGCGCACCGGCTACCTGGTCGAGATGGGCCCTACCGCGCAGATTTTCCAGAACCCGCGCGAACAACTGACCAGCGACTACATCAGCGGCAAATTCAGCTGA